A window of the Henckelia pumila isolate YLH828 chromosome 3, ASM3356847v2, whole genome shotgun sequence genome harbors these coding sequences:
- the LOC140892369 gene encoding pentatricopeptide repeat-containing protein At2g38420, mitochondrial, with protein sequence MQRIAPEIARKCPPKFPITKSMFYISASSFSSSSSSNYYLRKRRKWPLKSYKQQWLQSFSHQLAVQSFKKSIKKGETRLLSSLLQSFSTYQIDPSPKAYRFLFKFLTQRHRLFGHQIPQILDHIEKAESFETPECVFIDLIDFYGENNMLNEAVELFFRIPKFRCEPSVEALNALLSVICRGKRGLEIVPQILLKTRDMNIRIEDSSYGILIRALCKIGRVSQALELLKYMVEDGFSADQKICSLMLATMCNHMDNNIDEVMGFLEDLKTLGFEPRMVDFSILIRVLVKRGKIVDALGVFKQMKKSRLRPDIMCYNLILSGLIFEWDFSRADKVFDELLLVGLIPDIHTYNLYINCLCTQNKIEDGIKMLGSMEELGCAPKLSTYITVLKALCEAGELDRVREVMKGMRKKGINLDSESYEIMIHGLISYGDINEAHSLLNEMFDDNYVLQLTSLDRIICRLYKMGLFFNATELLNEVGFKGYRS encoded by the coding sequence ATGCAGCGGATAGCACCAGAAATAGCTCGTAAATGTCCACCAAAATTCCCAATCACAAAGTCTATGTTCTACATTTCAGCATCATcgttctcttcttcttcttctagcAACTACTATTTGAGGAAGAGAAGAAAATGGCCCCTGAAATCATACAAACAACAGTGGCTCCAAAGTTTTTCTCATCAATTAGCCGTGCAGTCtttcaaaaaatcaatcaaaaagGGCGAAACCCGTCTTCTTTCTTCCCTCTTGCAGTCCTTCTCCACTTACCAAATCGACCCTTCTCCCAAAGCTTACCGATTTCTATTCAAGTTCTTGACTCAAAGGCACCGGTTGTTCGGTCACCAGATCCCACAAATTCTTGACCACATTGAGAAAGCAGAGAGCTTTGAAACACCCGAATGCGTATTTATTGATTTGATCGATTTTTATGGTGAGAATAACATGTTGAATGAGGCTGTAGAGCTTTTCTTTAGGATACCAAAGTTTAGATGTGAACCTTCTGTGGAAGCTTTGAATGCTTTGCTTTCGGTTATTTGTAGGGGGAAAAGGGGGCTTGAGATTGTCCCTCAAATCTTGTTAAAAACTCGGGACATGAATATTAGAATTGAGGATTCCAGTTATGGGATTCTGATAAGAGCCCTTTGCAAAATAGGGAGGGTTAGTCAAGCTCTTGAGCTGTTGAAATATATGGTGGAGGATGGATTCAGTGCAGATCAAAAGATTTGTTCTTTGATGCTCGCAACAATGTGCAACCACATGGATAACAATATTGATGAAGTCATGGGTTTTTTGGAGGATTTGAAAACGTTAGGGTTTGAACCAAGAATGGTTGATTTTtctattttgatcagggttttGGTGAAAAGGGGGAAGATTGTTGATGCTTTGGGAGTGTTTAAACAGATGAAAAAGAGCAGGCTTCGTCCTGATATTATGTGTTACAACTTGATACTCTCTGGTTTAATCTTTGAATGGGACTTCTCGAGGGCGGATAAAGTGTTTGATGAATTGCTTCTTGTAGGGTTGATCCCTGATATCCATACTTACAATCTGTACATCAATTGTTTGTGCACGCAAAATAAGATAGAGGATGGAATTAAAATGTTGGGTTCGATGGAGGAGTTGGGATGTGCACCTAAGTTGAGTACGTATATTACAGTCTTGAAGGCATTATGCGAAGCCGGGGAGCTGGATAGAGTGAGGGAGGTGATGAAAGGCATGAGAAAGAAAGGGATCAATCTTGATTCAGAATCGTACGAGATTATGATTCACGGGTTGATTAGCTATGGTGATATTAATGAAGCTCATAGTTTGTTAAACGAAATGTTCGATGATAACTATGTTCTTCAGCTAACATCTTTGGATAGAATTATCTGTCGGTTATACAAAATGGGATTGTTTTTCAATGCCACGGAACTTCTTAATGAAGTTGGTTTCAAGGGATATCGCTCCTAG
- the LOC140887811 gene encoding TOM1-like protein 6, with protein sequence MISSMASIASSSSATVRVEKATSEFLIGPDWTMNIDICDTINSNQMLAKDVVKAVKKRLQHKNPKVQLLALTLLETMVKNCGDYVHMQIAERNILQEMVKIVKKKTDMHVRDKILTLIGSWYEAFGGSGGRYPQYYMAYEDLRRIGVEFPRQSPDAAPIFTPPATHPTSRLPQPGYGMPSSSSTRLDEAMAAEENLSSSSLDSMREVLALLIDMLQAIDPSDRTSVKDEVIVDLVEQCRTNQKKLMKMLSTTGDEELLGRGLELNDSLQSTLTRHDAVASGSPLPVQVTNVQPGAAGKHNSSLQPAEVKVAMDTSNTDPSVPAVPVHRELTEEEEEEEDEFALLARRHSKTPVAASNSTPEVKVEGLTLVKTVQDAASPESPLSSSMSNALVPTTTTAPIQTTDQDIIDLLSITLSTEQPSQTPTSPVHSTSQGHMPSASPGVEFSSEAYPGHPGVAFNNYVAPWAQARPQHGIHPQPEQQPLQQPQSSLTTPQYPQYASTVYPPPPWASTPGYFSNPNPGPRLPNMYETPRPTSSSTPRPLRQESSNGNIIANSSPRSVAPNAGQKPFIPSYRLFEDLNVFGSTDGGFTATSHSSPSLSGSNNHSMVGGRK encoded by the exons ATGATATCATCCATGGCTTCAATTGCGTCATCTTCTTCAGCCACTGTTAGGGTTGAGAAGGCAACGAGCGAGTTCTTGATCGGACCCGATTGGACGATGAATATTGATATCTGTGATACCATCAATTCGAATCAGAT GCTGGCAAAAGATGTCGTGAAAGCTGTGAAGAAACGGTTGCAGCACAAGAATCCTAAAGTTCAATTACTCGCATTAACG CTTCTGGAGACGATGGTCAAGAACTGTGGTGATTACGTGCATATGCAAATTGCAGAAAGAAATATACTGCAGGAGATGGTCAAGATTGTTAAGAAAAAG ACAGATATGCATGTGAGAGATAAAATCTTGACCCTAATAGGCTCTTGGTACGAAGCATTTGGTGGATCTGGAGGAAGATATCCTCAATATTACATGGCTTACGAGGACTTGAGG CGCATTGGTGTAGAATTTCCTCGTCAATCACCAGATGCAGCTCCAATTTTTACTCCTCCAGCTACACATCCAACATCAAGACTTCCTCAACCAGGTTATGGGATGCCAAGTAGTTCTTCAACACGACTAGATGAAGCAATGGCAGCTGAAGAAAATTTGAG CTCATCTAGCTTAGATTCCATGCGAGAAGTTTTGGCCCTCTTGATTGACATGCTGCAAGCTATTGATCCAAGTGATCGCACG TCTGTTAAAGATGAAGTGATAGTCGACCTTGTCGAGCAATGTCGTACCAATCAAAAGAAGTTAATGAAGATGTTATCAACAACTGG GGATGAGGAACTTCTTGGTCGGGGTCTTGAATTGAACGATAGCCTGCAGAGTACGCTCACAAGGCATGATGCAGTAGCCTCTGGTTCCCCGTTACCTGTTCAAGTAACGAATGTGCAGCCTGGGGCAGCAGGAAAACATAACTCCAGTCTCCAGCCTGCTGAAGTTAAGGTAGCCATggatacatcaaatactgaccCTTCTGTACCAGCTGTTCCTGTTCATAGGGAGCTGACTgaggaagaggaggaagaggaaGATGAGTTTGCGTTGCTAGCTCGAAG ACATTCAAAAACTCCCGTTGCTGCTTCAAATAGCACGCCTGAGGTGAAAGTCGAAGGTTTGACCCTCGTAAAGACGGTGCAAGATGCGGCATCTCCAGAATCCCCCTTGAGCTCTTCTATGAGTAATGCTCTAGTTCCTACCACCACAACTGCTCCAATACAAACCACAGATCAAGATATTATAGACCTTCTGAGCATCACGTTATCAACTGAGCAACCTTCTCAGACTCCGACTTCTCCAGTGCATAGCACATCTCAAGGGCATATGCCGTCAGCCAGTCCAGGTGTTGAATTTTCTTCCGAGGCTTATCCTGGTCACCCTGGTGTGGCCTTCAACAATTATGTAGCTCCCTGGGCTCAGGCCCGACCCCAACATGGCATTCATCCTCAACCGGAGCAGCAGCCCCTTCAGCAACCACAATCTTCTCTTACTACACCTCAATATCCCCAGTACGCTTCGACTGTCTACCCTCCTCCACCATGGGCCTCTACTCCTGGCTACTTCAGCAATCCAAATCCTGGGCCTCGACTGCCTAACATGTATGAAACTCCAAGACCCACGTCATCATCTACTCCTAGGCCTTTACGACAAGAGTCAAGTAACGGAAATATAATTGCCAACTCCAGCCCAAGGTCTGTGGCTCCCAATGCAGGACAGAAACCATTTATTCCATCATACAGGTTGTTTGAAGATCTTAATGTATTTGGCAGTACGGATG
- the LOC140892563 gene encoding short-chain dehydrogenase reductase 2a — MPVQVSSDVTFSGLHHIPAKDHATFPSNKRLEGKVAIVTGGARGIGEATVKLFAIHGAKVVIADVDDSVGHSLANSLSSQVSYFHCDVASEADIENVIDSTVSAYGKLDILFNNAGILGNQAKHKSILDFDGEEFDRIMRVNVRGAALGMKHAARAMIRRGGGGCIISTASVAGVLGGLGPHAYTASKHAIVGLTKNAACELGRYGIRVNCISPFGVATRMLVNAWRGGAGEDGGACAVVEEEERERMEEFVRGLANLKGETLRAKDIAEAAVYLASDESKYISGHNLVVDGGITTSRNCVGL, encoded by the exons ATGCCAGTCCAAGTATCTTCCGATGTAACATTTTCAGGGCTCCACCACATCCCTGCAAAAGACCATGCCACTTTTCCCTCTAACaaaag ATTGGAGGGAAAGGTTGCGATTGTCACCGGCGGTGCCAGAGGCATCGGAGAAGCAACGGTGAAGCTATTCGCAATCCACGGCGCTAAAGTCGTTATCGCCGACGTGGACGACAGTGTCGGCCATTCTCTGGCCAATTCACTGTCTTCTCAGGTCAGCTACTTCCACTGCGACGTTGCGTCGGAGGCCGACATCGAAAACGTTATAGACTCGACGGTGTCCGCTTACGGGAAGCTGGATATACTCTTCAACAATGCGGGTATACTGGGCAACCAGGCCAAGCACAAGAGCATCCTGGATTTCGACGGGGAAGAGTTTGACCGGATCATGAGAGTCAACGTCCGGGGCGCCGCCCTGGGGATGAAGCACGCCGCGCGGGCGATGATCAGGCGCGGCGGGGGCGGGTGCATCATCTCCACGGCCAGCGTGGCAGGAGTGCTTGGCGGGCTTGGGCCGCATGCATACACGGCGTCCAAGCACGCGATCGTGGGGCTGACGAAGAATGCGGCTTGCGAGCTGGGGCGGTACGGGATCCGCGTCAACTGCATCTCCCCGTTCGGGGTGGCGACGAGGATGCTGGTGAACGCGTGGCGTGGCGGAGCCGGCGAGGACGGCGGCGCGTGCGCGGTGGTGGAGGAGGAGGAAAGGGAGAGGATGGAGGAGTTCGTGAGAGGGCTGGCGAATCTGAAAGGCGAAACCCTGAGGGCGAAGGATATCGCGGAGGCGGCGGTTTACCTGGCTAGCGATGAATCCAAGTACATCAGTGGCCATAATCTTGTTGTGGATGGAGGGATCACCACTTCTAGGAATTGTGTTGGATTGTAA